From one Azospirillum ramasamyi genomic stretch:
- a CDS encoding TldD/PmbA family protein, whose translation MTVSSNDQHRTDPSGVLNLLDDLIAKARAAGADAADAVLFDSASVSLAQRLGKTEKLERSESGDLGLRVFVGKRQAIVSSTDRSTKALDELVERAIAMARVVPEDGFAGIADPEQLARSWPDLDICDSEEPSSETLIERARIAEEAALAVQGVTNSEGADAGWSRSTIAIAASNGFAGTYGVSRQSLSASVIVGTGTGMERDYDYDSKVYGADLRDAAEIGREAGERAVRRLNPRRVKSCKVPVVFDPRVSRGLLGHLTGAISGPSIARGTSFLKDKMGQRIFAPSITIVDDPHVKRGLRSRPFDAEGVEVKRRTLIEDGVLTTWLLDLRSARQLGLQTTGHAARGTSGPPGPAPANVYMAAGKRSRADILAEIKDGFYVTDLMGMGVNGVTGDYSRGAGGFWIENGQIAYPVNEITIAGNLKDMFLNMEAADDLELRFGMDAPTVRIDGMTIAGM comes from the coding sequence ATGACCGTTTCGTCGAACGACCAGCACCGGACGGATCCGTCCGGGGTCCTGAACCTGCTGGACGACCTGATCGCCAAGGCGCGTGCCGCCGGGGCGGATGCCGCCGACGCCGTGCTGTTCGACAGCGCGTCCGTGTCCCTCGCCCAGCGGCTGGGCAAGACCGAAAAGCTGGAGCGATCCGAATCCGGCGATCTCGGCCTTAGGGTGTTCGTCGGCAAGCGGCAGGCCATCGTCTCTTCCACCGACCGCAGCACCAAGGCGCTGGACGAGCTGGTCGAGCGCGCCATCGCCATGGCCCGCGTCGTGCCGGAGGACGGCTTCGCCGGCATCGCCGATCCCGAACAGCTGGCCCGCAGCTGGCCCGACCTCGACATCTGCGATTCCGAGGAACCGTCGTCGGAAACGCTGATCGAACGCGCCCGCATCGCCGAAGAGGCCGCCCTGGCGGTTCAGGGCGTCACCAATTCCGAAGGCGCCGATGCCGGCTGGAGCCGCTCGACCATCGCCATCGCCGCGTCCAACGGCTTTGCCGGCACTTACGGCGTGTCGCGCCAGTCGCTGTCGGCCTCCGTCATCGTCGGCACCGGGACGGGGATGGAGCGCGACTACGACTATGACAGCAAGGTCTATGGCGCCGACCTGCGCGATGCCGCCGAGATCGGCCGCGAGGCCGGCGAGCGCGCCGTCCGCCGCCTGAACCCGCGCCGGGTCAAGAGCTGCAAGGTGCCGGTGGTGTTCGACCCGCGGGTGTCGCGCGGCCTGCTCGGGCACCTGACCGGCGCCATCAGCGGCCCCAGCATCGCGCGGGGCACCAGCTTCCTGAAGGACAAGATGGGGCAGCGAATCTTCGCTCCCTCCATCACCATCGTCGACGACCCGCATGTGAAGCGCGGCCTGCGCTCCCGCCCCTTCGACGCGGAGGGCGTCGAGGTGAAGCGCCGCACCCTGATCGAGGACGGCGTGCTGACCACCTGGCTGCTCGACCTGCGCTCCGCCCGGCAGCTCGGCCTGCAGACCACCGGCCACGCCGCCCGCGGCACCTCCGGCCCGCCCGGTCCGGCCCCGGCCAACGTCTATATGGCGGCCGGCAAGCGCAGCCGCGCCGACATCCTGGCGGAGATCAAGGATGGCTTCTACGTCACCGACCTGATGGGCATGGGCGTCAACGGCGTCACCGGCGACTACAGCCGCGGCGCCGGCGGCTTCTGGATCGAGAACGGCCAGATCGCCTATCCGGTCAACGAGATCACCATCGCCGGCAACCTCAAGGACATGTTCCTGAACATGGAGGCCGCCGACGACCTGGAACTGCGCTTCGGCATGGATGCGCCGACCGTGCGCATCGACGGCATGACCATCGCTGGCATGTAG
- the purQ gene encoding phosphoribosylformylglycinamidine synthase subunit PurQ, with the protein MKAAIVVFPGSNRERDAVAALEAVSGTKPQLVWHRDTELPKVDLIVVPGGFSYGDYLRSGAMAAHSPIMREVKARADQGVRVLGVCNGFQIITEAGLLPGALMRNGGLKFVCRVQHLRVENTDSPFTKKYAKGQIVRFPVAHGDGNYWTDAETVKRLDGEGQVAFRYVGDEARSDPRGNPNGSVSDIAGIFNAKRTVLGLMPHPEDAVEALHGNTDGKPMFEGLVEALS; encoded by the coding sequence ATGAAGGCCGCCATCGTCGTTTTCCCCGGCTCCAACCGCGAACGCGACGCCGTCGCCGCGCTGGAGGCCGTCAGCGGAACCAAGCCGCAACTGGTCTGGCACCGCGACACCGAACTGCCCAAGGTCGACCTGATCGTCGTGCCCGGCGGCTTCTCCTATGGCGATTACCTGCGCTCCGGCGCCATGGCGGCGCATTCGCCGATCATGCGCGAGGTGAAGGCGCGGGCCGATCAGGGCGTCCGGGTGCTCGGCGTCTGCAACGGCTTCCAGATCATCACCGAAGCCGGGCTGCTGCCCGGCGCGCTGATGCGCAACGGCGGTCTGAAGTTCGTCTGCCGCGTCCAGCATCTGCGGGTGGAGAACACCGACAGCCCCTTCACGAAGAAATACGCGAAGGGCCAGATCGTCCGCTTCCCCGTGGCCCATGGCGACGGCAATTACTGGACCGACGCCGAGACGGTGAAGCGGCTGGACGGCGAAGGCCAGGTCGCCTTCCGCTATGTCGGCGACGAGGCCAGGAGCGACCCGCGCGGCAACCCGAACGGCTCGGTGTCCGACATCGCCGGCATCTTCAACGCCAAGCGCACCGTGCTGGGCCTGATGCCGCACCCCGAGGACGCGGTGGAGGCCCTGCACGGCAACACCGACGGCAAGCCCATGTTCGAAGGTCTGGTGGAGGCCCTGTCGTGA
- the purL gene encoding phosphoribosylformylglycinamidine synthase subunit PurL — translation MSAEATKAQERPVTVELAKEFGLSAEEYRNALDILGRTPTFTELGIISVMWSEHCSYKSSKVWLKTLPTTGPQVICGPGENAGVVDIGDGDAVIFKMESHNHPSYIEPYQGAATGVGGILRDVFTMGARPIANMNALRFGSPDHPKTRHLVSGVVSGIGGYGNCVGVPTVGGETNFHPAYNGNILVNAMTVGVAKTDKIFYSAAAGIGNPVVYVGSKTGRDGIHGATMASAEFTEDSEEKRPTVQVGDPFTEKLLIEACLELMETDAIVAIQDMGAAGLTSSSVEMAGKGGLGIELTLDTLPMREEAMTPYEIMLSESQERMLIILKPGREEVAKAIFDKWELDFAVIGHLTDTGNLVIKMYGETWCDMPIAPVSNAAPEYNRPWEPTPKASDVDDSVLAGYSADLGDTLTKLFGCPDLASKRWIWEQYDSLVGGDTRFMSGQADAAVVRVPGQTKAVAITTDCTPRYCLADPVEGGKQAVAEAWRNLSAVGALPLAITDNMNFGNPEKPRIMGQFVGAVQGIGEACKALDFPVVSGNVSLYNETNGEAILPTPAIGGVGIMPDAMIAVGIAFRAEGDVILAVGEATSPNGGHIGQSIFLREILGREEGAPPPVDLAVERRNGDFVRRLIHEGLVVSSHDVSDGGLIVAIAEMALAGGVGAYLTAFDGAGPRVLFGEDQGRYVLAVRPDVAATVQEKAKAAGVPVTVLGETRGTALSGRGGDIVSLKRLREANESWLPDYMAAEL, via the coding sequence GTGAGCGCTGAAGCTACCAAGGCGCAGGAGCGTCCGGTCACCGTCGAGCTCGCCAAGGAGTTCGGCCTGTCCGCCGAGGAATACCGCAACGCCCTGGATATCCTGGGCCGTACCCCGACCTTCACCGAGCTGGGCATCATCTCGGTCATGTGGTCGGAGCACTGCTCCTACAAGTCGTCCAAGGTCTGGCTGAAGACCCTGCCGACCACCGGCCCGCAGGTGATCTGCGGCCCCGGCGAGAATGCCGGCGTGGTCGACATCGGCGACGGCGACGCCGTGATCTTCAAGATGGAGAGCCACAACCACCCGTCCTACATCGAGCCCTACCAGGGCGCGGCGACGGGCGTGGGCGGCATCCTGCGCGACGTGTTCACCATGGGCGCGCGCCCCATCGCCAACATGAACGCGCTGCGCTTCGGCTCGCCGGACCATCCCAAGACCCGCCATCTGGTGTCGGGCGTGGTTTCCGGCATCGGCGGCTACGGCAACTGCGTCGGCGTGCCGACCGTGGGCGGGGAGACCAACTTCCATCCGGCCTACAACGGCAACATCCTGGTCAACGCGATGACCGTGGGCGTCGCCAAGACCGACAAGATCTTCTATTCGGCCGCCGCCGGCATCGGCAACCCGGTCGTCTATGTCGGTTCCAAGACCGGCCGCGACGGCATCCACGGCGCCACCATGGCGTCGGCCGAGTTCACCGAGGATTCGGAGGAGAAGCGCCCGACCGTGCAGGTTGGCGATCCCTTCACCGAGAAGCTGCTGATCGAAGCCTGCCTGGAGTTGATGGAGACGGACGCCATCGTCGCCATCCAGGACATGGGCGCCGCCGGTCTGACCTCTTCCTCGGTCGAGATGGCCGGCAAGGGCGGCCTGGGCATCGAGTTGACGCTCGACACCCTGCCGATGCGCGAAGAGGCGATGACGCCCTATGAGATCATGCTCTCCGAAAGCCAGGAGCGCATGCTGATCATCCTGAAGCCCGGCCGCGAGGAGGTGGCGAAGGCCATCTTCGACAAGTGGGAGCTGGACTTCGCCGTCATCGGCCATCTGACCGATACCGGCAACCTCGTCATCAAGATGTATGGCGAAACCTGGTGCGACATGCCGATCGCCCCGGTGTCCAATGCCGCCCCGGAATACAACCGCCCGTGGGAGCCCACGCCGAAGGCGTCCGATGTCGACGACAGCGTGCTGGCCGGCTATTCGGCCGATCTCGGCGACACCCTGACCAAGCTGTTCGGCTGCCCCGACCTCGCCTCCAAGCGCTGGATCTGGGAGCAGTATGACAGCCTCGTCGGCGGCGACACCCGCTTCATGTCGGGTCAGGCCGACGCCGCGGTCGTCCGCGTGCCGGGCCAGACCAAGGCGGTCGCCATCACCACCGACTGCACCCCGCGCTACTGCCTGGCCGATCCGGTCGAAGGCGGCAAGCAGGCGGTGGCCGAGGCTTGGCGCAACCTGTCGGCGGTCGGCGCCCTGCCGCTGGCCATCACCGACAACATGAACTTCGGCAATCCCGAGAAGCCGCGGATCATGGGCCAGTTCGTCGGCGCCGTTCAGGGCATCGGCGAGGCCTGCAAGGCGCTGGACTTCCCGGTCGTGTCGGGCAACGTCTCGCTCTACAACGAGACGAACGGCGAGGCGATCCTGCCGACCCCGGCCATCGGCGGCGTCGGCATCATGCCCGATGCGATGATCGCGGTCGGCATCGCCTTCCGAGCCGAGGGCGACGTGATCCTCGCCGTGGGTGAGGCGACCAGCCCGAATGGGGGCCACATCGGCCAGTCGATCTTCCTGCGCGAGATCCTCGGCCGCGAGGAAGGGGCTCCCCCGCCGGTCGATCTGGCGGTGGAGCGCCGCAACGGCGACTTCGTCCGCCGCCTGATCCACGAGGGTCTGGTGGTGTCGAGCCACGACGTGTCCGACGGCGGCCTGATCGTCGCCATCGCCGAGATGGCGCTGGCCGGCGGCGTCGGGGCCTATCTGACCGCCTTCGACGGTGCCGGACCGCGCGTGCTGTTCGGCGAGGACCAGGGCCGCTACGTCCTGGCCGTCCGTCCGGACGTCGCCGCGACGGTGCAGGAGAAGGCCAAGGCGGCCGGCGTCCCGGTCACCGTGCTGGGCGAAACCCGCGGCACGGCGCTGTCGGGCCGCGGCGGCGATATCGTGTCGCTGAAGCGCCTGCGCGAGGCCAACGAAAGCTGGCTGCCGGATTACATGGCCGCCGAGCTGTAA
- a CDS encoding DedA family protein, which produces MGAKLGIINLYWLVGTVWIGSFLGDQLWFWLGRRWGTKALARFPSAEVHAGRVLRWLEKYGVAFILVFRFLYGVRNIASVAIGTSRMPWSRFLFWNFIAAGIWAWSFAGAGYLFGEAAAAIGEDGPKILVLSALAIGALWITIKSILWVRRRALAATNPAE; this is translated from the coding sequence ATGGGGGCAAAACTCGGGATCATCAATCTGTATTGGTTGGTCGGCACCGTCTGGATCGGCAGCTTCCTGGGCGATCAGCTCTGGTTCTGGCTCGGCCGCCGCTGGGGCACCAAGGCGCTCGCACGCTTCCCGTCGGCCGAGGTGCATGCCGGCCGGGTGCTGCGCTGGCTCGAGAAATATGGTGTAGCGTTCATCCTGGTCTTCCGCTTCCTCTACGGCGTGCGGAACATCGCATCGGTCGCCATCGGCACCTCGCGCATGCCGTGGTCCCGCTTCCTGTTCTGGAACTTCATCGCCGCCGGCATCTGGGCCTGGAGCTTCGCCGGTGCGGGTTACCTGTTCGGTGAAGCCGCCGCCGCCATCGGCGAGGATGGGCCGAAGATCCTGGTGCTGTCCGCTCTGGCCATCGGCGCCCTGTGGATCACCATCAAGAGCATTCTGTGGGTCCGCCGCCGGGCGCTGGCCGCGACCAATCCGGCGGAGTGA
- a CDS encoding putative toxin-antitoxin system toxin component, PIN family, translated as MPGRPPNLSRVRTPVRAVLDTNILVAYALMGDAAIRRQDAIRRCVERVREDGGLTGSGETLAELEEVLMRPAFDRYATAAGRRAFLDRIRAETVLVEPAAVGRLCRDPEDDMFLAAAIGGSVPWLVTVDRQLLSVRRAGETRVLRPERFLEALEALR; from the coding sequence GTGCCGGGTCGCCCGCCGAACCTCAGCCGGGTCCGCACTCCGGTCCGTGCCGTGCTCGACACCAACATCCTGGTGGCCTATGCGCTGATGGGCGATGCCGCCATCCGGCGGCAGGACGCGATCCGCCGCTGCGTGGAACGGGTGCGTGAGGATGGCGGTCTGACCGGAAGCGGTGAAACGCTGGCGGAGCTGGAGGAGGTGCTGATGCGCCCGGCCTTCGACCGCTACGCCACCGCTGCCGGTCGCCGTGCATTCCTCGACCGCATCCGGGCGGAGACCGTTCTGGTGGAGCCGGCGGCGGTCGGGCGCCTGTGCCGCGACCCGGAGGACGACATGTTCCTGGCCGCCGCAATCGGCGGGTCGGTGCCCTGGCTGGTGACCGTCGACCGCCAGCTCCTGTCGGTGCGCCGGGCCGGAGAGACGAGGGTTCTGCGGCCCGAACGCTTCCTGGAGGCCTTGGAGGCGCTGCGCTGA
- a CDS encoding response regulator, producing the protein MTSILVVDDSRLARNMVSSVIASLRPDWTIVTAASGEEALEIVGEVPPAAAIVDYNMPGMDGLALAEHLKERFAGLTIGLLTANVQDALRRKAEALGVRFIAKPITSDKIRDFLAAAGQ; encoded by the coding sequence ATGACCAGCATCCTCGTCGTCGACGACAGCCGATTGGCTCGCAACATGGTTTCCAGCGTTATCGCTTCGCTGCGGCCCGACTGGACCATCGTCACGGCGGCGAGCGGCGAGGAGGCCCTGGAGATCGTCGGAGAGGTGCCGCCGGCCGCCGCCATCGTCGACTACAACATGCCGGGCATGGACGGTCTGGCCCTCGCCGAGCATCTGAAGGAGCGCTTCGCCGGCCTCACGATCGGCCTGCTGACCGCCAACGTCCAGGACGCCCTGCGCCGCAAGGCCGAGGCTCTGGGCGTCCGTTTCATCGCCAAGCCGATCACCTCGGACAAGATCCGCGACTTCCTCGCCGCGGCCGGGCAGTGA
- a CDS encoding chemotaxis protein, with amino-acid sequence MAEPVSGNPLRLDDDEADAIAELFNIGMGEPAAALSSMLGEEVLLSVPSFAVSTRASITREVSGDLEGDQPVCAVRGAFTGPFTGEAMLIFPERGTLALVGRLIPVDPAAEAPGEMEQDALTEIGNIILNGCLASLSNLIGGELSGAVPGYGAGAPAAVIGSATDPVLFVRIDMALAAGDARGHALFLLDIASLDAFREAIRRALAGL; translated from the coding sequence ATGGCAGAGCCCGTATCGGGGAATCCCCTGCGCCTGGACGACGACGAGGCCGACGCCATCGCCGAACTGTTCAACATCGGCATGGGCGAACCGGCCGCCGCCCTCAGCTCCATGCTGGGGGAGGAGGTGCTTCTGTCGGTGCCGTCCTTCGCCGTATCGACCCGCGCCAGCATCACCCGGGAGGTCAGCGGCGACCTGGAGGGCGACCAGCCGGTCTGCGCCGTCCGCGGCGCCTTCACCGGTCCGTTCACAGGGGAAGCGATGCTGATCTTTCCCGAACGCGGCACGCTGGCCCTCGTCGGCCGGCTGATCCCCGTCGATCCTGCCGCCGAGGCGCCGGGTGAGATGGAACAGGACGCGCTGACCGAGATCGGCAACATCATCCTGAACGGCTGCCTCGCCAGCCTGTCGAACCTGATCGGCGGCGAATTGTCGGGGGCGGTTCCGGGTTATGGCGCCGGTGCCCCGGCTGCGGTTATCGGCTCCGCCACCGATCCCGTGCTGTTCGTGCGCATCGACATGGCGCTGGCGGCGGGCGATGCGCGCGGGCATGCGCTGTTCCTGCTGGACATCGCCTCGCTAGACGCCTTCCGCGAGGCCATCCGCCGGGCCTTGGCGGGGCTTTAA
- a CDS encoding DoxX family protein, with the protein MIDNRTAPYAAFLLRVGLGLLFLAHGLVLKVMTFTIPGTVGYFESIGYPGLFAYLVILAEIGGGLLLIAGVYTRWIALALLPVMIGATLQHVGNGWVFSAQGGGWEFPAFWTVLLVVQSLLGDGALAVKVPALGAAAGRREPA; encoded by the coding sequence ATGATCGACAATCGCACCGCTCCCTATGCCGCCTTCCTGCTGCGCGTCGGCCTCGGCCTGCTGTTCCTGGCCCATGGCTTGGTGCTGAAGGTGATGACCTTCACCATCCCCGGCACCGTCGGCTATTTCGAGAGCATCGGTTATCCCGGCCTCTTCGCCTATCTCGTGATCCTGGCCGAGATCGGCGGCGGGCTTCTGCTGATCGCCGGTGTCTATACCCGCTGGATCGCGCTGGCCCTGCTGCCTGTCATGATCGGCGCCACGCTGCAGCATGTCGGCAATGGCTGGGTGTTCAGCGCGCAGGGCGGCGGCTGGGAGTTTCCGGCCTTCTGGACGGTCCTGCTGGTCGTGCAGTCGCTTCTGGGTGACGGCGCCCTCGCGGTGAAGGTTCCGGCGCTGGGCGCCGCCGCCGGCCGGCGCGAACCGGCCTGA
- the cysS gene encoding cysteine--tRNA ligase gives MPLDLYNTLTRRKERFEPLRPDHVGMYVCGPTVYDTAHIGNARPVVVFDLLFRLLSQLYPAVTYVRNITDVDDKIIDRARDSGEPIDALTARTTDLFHADMDALNALRPTIEPRATQHIGQMIALIATLIERGNAYAAEGHVLFSVPSMPSYGQLSRRSLEDMIAGARVEVAPYKRDASDFVLWKPSTPDQPGWDSPWGRGRPGWHIECSAMAKEHLGATFDIHGGGLDLIFPHHENEIAQSCCANGTDRLARTWVHNGFVTVEGEKMSKSLGNFFTVHDLLDEFPGEAIRLTLLSAHYRQPLDFTREGIRQAKGALDRWYQALRGEPAPIAAELPFEVLAALEDDLNSPLAIAHLHELATAVNKAKSDAEKAAAKGALLAAGRQLGLLQQGPEAWFRWAPAGGAEGLSDADVEQLIADRKAARAAKNFAEADRIRKELADKGIVLEDGPQGTTWKRG, from the coding sequence GTGCCGTTGGACCTCTACAACACGCTGACCCGCCGTAAGGAGCGCTTCGAGCCGCTTCGCCCGGACCATGTCGGCATGTATGTCTGTGGTCCGACCGTCTACGACACCGCCCATATCGGCAACGCCCGGCCGGTGGTGGTGTTCGACCTGCTGTTCCGGCTGCTGTCGCAGCTCTATCCGGCGGTGACCTATGTCCGCAACATCACCGATGTGGACGACAAGATCATCGACCGCGCGCGGGACAGCGGCGAGCCGATCGACGCGCTGACCGCGCGCACCACCGACCTGTTCCATGCCGACATGGATGCGCTGAACGCGCTCCGCCCGACCATCGAACCGCGGGCGACCCAGCATATCGGCCAGATGATCGCGCTGATCGCCACGCTGATCGAACGCGGCAACGCCTATGCCGCGGAAGGGCATGTGCTGTTCTCCGTGCCGTCGATGCCCAGCTATGGCCAGCTGTCCCGCCGCTCGCTGGAGGACATGATCGCCGGCGCGCGGGTGGAGGTGGCGCCCTACAAGCGCGACGCCTCGGACTTCGTCCTGTGGAAGCCCAGCACGCCGGACCAGCCCGGCTGGGACAGTCCGTGGGGCCGCGGCCGTCCGGGCTGGCACATCGAATGCTCCGCCATGGCGAAGGAGCATCTGGGTGCCACCTTCGACATCCATGGCGGCGGGCTGGACCTGATCTTCCCGCACCATGAGAACGAGATCGCGCAGAGCTGCTGCGCCAACGGCACCGACCGGCTGGCCCGCACCTGGGTCCACAACGGCTTCGTGACGGTCGAAGGCGAGAAGATGTCGAAGTCCCTCGGCAACTTCTTCACCGTCCACGACCTGCTGGACGAATTCCCCGGCGAGGCGATCCGCCTGACCCTGCTGAGCGCGCATTACCGCCAGCCGCTGGACTTCACCCGCGAGGGCATCCGGCAGGCCAAAGGCGCGCTCGACCGTTGGTATCAGGCCCTGCGCGGCGAGCCGGCGCCGATTGCGGCGGAGCTGCCCTTCGAGGTGCTGGCGGCGCTGGAGGACGACCTGAACAGCCCGCTCGCCATCGCGCATCTGCACGAGCTGGCGACCGCGGTGAACAAGGCGAAGAGCGATGCCGAGAAGGCCGCCGCCAAGGGCGCGCTGCTGGCGGCCGGTCGGCAGCTCGGCCTGCTGCAGCAGGGCCCGGAGGCGTGGTTCCGCTGGGCGCCGGCCGGTGGGGCCGAGGGGCTGAGCGACGCCGATGTCGAGCAGCTGATCGCCGACCGCAAGGCGGCCCGCGCCGCGAAGAACTTCGCGGAGGCCGACCGCATCCGCAAGGAGCTGGCCGACAAGGGCATCGTTCTGGAAGACGGTCCGCAGGGCACCACCTGGAAGCGGGGGTGA
- the gltX gene encoding glutamate--tRNA ligase — protein MSTAVRFAPSPTGRIHVGNVRLALVNWLFARKTGGSFMFRLDDTDEERSTQEFADGIAADLTWLGLTWDRFARESDRYPRYDEAASALKAAGRLYPCYETPEELSLKRASLVSQGRPPIYDRAALRLTDEDRARLEGEGRKAHWRFKLNPTPVEWTDLVRGPVRFEGTALSDPVLIREDGRPLYTLTSVVDDADFAITHIIRGEDHVANTAVQIQIFEALNAAVPSFAHLPLLTDAGGQGLSKRLGSLSVGSLRDEDGIEPMAVNSLLAKLGTSDPIEARLTLDELVAEFDLSKIARGTPKFDPEELGRLNARILHLTPFDAVADRLEALGLTGADAAFWDAVRPNLSRLNDARDWWAVTHAPVTPLVEDAGFLAQAAALLPEEPWDLGTWGAWTNAVKGATGRKGKELFLPLRRALTGRDHGPELKNLLPLIGRARSLRRLAGETA, from the coding sequence ATGTCCACCGCCGTCCGTTTCGCCCCCAGCCCGACCGGCCGCATCCATGTCGGCAATGTGCGCCTCGCGCTCGTCAACTGGCTGTTCGCGCGCAAGACCGGCGGAAGTTTCATGTTCCGCCTGGACGACACCGACGAGGAGCGCTCCACCCAGGAGTTCGCCGATGGCATCGCCGCCGACCTGACCTGGCTCGGCCTCACCTGGGATCGTTTCGCCCGCGAAAGTGACCGCTATCCGCGCTATGACGAGGCGGCATCCGCGCTGAAGGCGGCCGGCCGGCTCTATCCCTGCTACGAAACGCCGGAGGAGTTGAGCCTCAAGCGCGCCAGCCTGGTGTCGCAGGGCCGCCCGCCGATCTACGACCGCGCCGCCCTGCGCCTGACCGACGAGGACCGCGCCCGGCTGGAAGGGGAGGGGCGCAAGGCCCATTGGCGCTTCAAGCTGAACCCGACTCCGGTGGAATGGACCGATCTCGTCCGCGGGCCGGTGCGGTTCGAGGGCACGGCGCTGAGCGATCCGGTGCTGATCCGCGAGGATGGCCGGCCGCTCTACACCCTCACCAGCGTGGTGGACGACGCCGACTTCGCCATCACCCACATCATCCGGGGCGAGGACCACGTCGCCAACACCGCGGTGCAGATCCAGATTTTCGAGGCATTGAATGCCGCGGTCCCGTCCTTCGCCCATCTGCCGCTGCTGACCGATGCCGGCGGGCAGGGGCTGTCGAAGCGGCTGGGCAGCCTGTCGGTCGGCAGCCTGCGCGACGAGGACGGCATCGAGCCGATGGCGGTCAACAGCCTGCTGGCGAAGCTCGGCACCTCCGACCCGATCGAGGCGCGGCTGACGCTGGACGAACTGGTGGCGGAGTTCGACCTGTCGAAGATCGCCCGGGGCACGCCGAAATTCGATCCGGAGGAACTGGGCCGGCTGAACGCCCGCATCCTGCACCTGACGCCGTTCGACGCGGTGGCCGACCGGCTGGAGGCGCTTGGCCTGACCGGCGCCGACGCCGCCTTCTGGGACGCGGTGCGGCCCAATCTGTCGCGGCTGAATGACGCGCGGGACTGGTGGGCGGTGACCCATGCGCCGGTGACCCCGCTGGTCGAGGATGCCGGCTTCCTGGCCCAGGCGGCGGCGCTGCTGCCGGAAGAGCCGTGGGATCTCGGCACCTGGGGCGCCTGGACCAATGCGGTGAAGGGGGCGACGGGGCGAAAGGGCAAGGAACTGTTCCTTCCTCTGCGCCGGGCGCTGACCGGGCGCGACCATGGACCGGAATTGAAGAACCTGCTACCCCTGATCGGACGGGCGCGCAGCCTCCGGCGACTGGCCGGCGAAACCGCCTGA
- the elbB gene encoding isoprenoid biosynthesis glyoxalase ElbB, whose product MADKSLRIGVVLSGCGVYDGAEIHEAVCTLLAIAKAGAVAVCYAPDIQQAHVVNHLTGQETGESRNVLVESARIARGKITPLSEFSAGDVDALIFPGGFGAAKNLSDFAFKGADCSVNPQVVAAVAAMRAAGKPIGALCIAPAILAKILGQQGVELTIGNDPGTATALESMGAVHRNTGHGEIVVDRGLKVVTSPCYMLDANLVQIAEGAENTVKALVDLVK is encoded by the coding sequence ATGGCGGACAAGAGCTTGCGCATCGGCGTCGTGCTGTCGGGTTGCGGCGTGTATGACGGCGCGGAGATCCACGAAGCGGTCTGCACCCTGCTGGCCATCGCCAAAGCCGGCGCGGTCGCGGTGTGCTATGCCCCCGACATCCAGCAGGCCCATGTCGTCAACCACCTGACCGGCCAGGAGACCGGCGAGAGCCGCAACGTGCTGGTCGAATCGGCGCGCATCGCCCGCGGCAAGATCACCCCGCTCAGCGAGTTCTCGGCCGGCGACGTCGATGCGCTGATTTTCCCCGGCGGTTTCGGCGCCGCCAAGAATCTCAGCGATTTCGCCTTCAAGGGGGCGGACTGCTCGGTCAACCCGCAGGTGGTGGCCGCCGTCGCCGCCATGCGCGCGGCCGGCAAGCCGATCGGCGCGCTGTGCATCGCGCCGGCCATTCTCGCCAAGATCCTGGGCCAGCAGGGGGTGGAGCTGACCATCGGCAACGATCCTGGCACCGCCACCGCGCTGGAATCGATGGGCGCGGTCCACCGCAACACCGGCCATGGCGAGATCGTGGTCGATCGGGGGCTGAAGGTCGTCACCTCGCCCTGCTACATGCTGGACGCCAATCTGGTCCAGATCGCCGAAGGGGCGGAGAATACCGTCAAGGCTCTGGTCGATTTGGTGAAGTGA